From Nonlabens sp. Ci31, the proteins below share one genomic window:
- the corA gene encoding magnesium/cobalt transporter CorA, whose protein sequence is MRKPNLRLRRKATPKHRNNVFQPPGTISYVGEDRTGVVTTETILYDETHFSKQEGIFLEQLKEDRVNWFNIDGVHDIDLLEKIGSKFHLHHLLLEDIANTTQRPKTEFYGDYIYQCIKMISYDAEHHELSEEQISIILTEDAVITFQEKTGDVFENIRERIENSRGRIRSVKSDYLFYALIDSIIDHYFIAIEQIGDYLDLLEDEVFDDPQKDSLNKAQKNKRMLLQLRRAIFPLRESISRLLKEDSKLIESRTHAYLQDAYDHCIQIIETVESYREINAGLRDMYLSSVSHKMNQIMQVLTIVSSIFIPMTFVAGIYGMNFEHIPELTWVHGYQYFWIINIVIFISLIFFFKWKKWI, encoded by the coding sequence ATGAGAAAACCTAATTTGAGATTGCGACGTAAGGCAACTCCTAAGCACAGGAACAACGTATTCCAGCCACCTGGAACTATTTCATACGTAGGAGAAGATAGAACTGGTGTTGTGACTACAGAAACCATTCTGTATGATGAGACTCATTTTTCTAAACAAGAAGGTATCTTTTTAGAGCAGCTAAAAGAAGATCGTGTCAACTGGTTCAATATTGATGGTGTTCATGATATTGACTTATTGGAAAAAATAGGAAGCAAATTCCATTTACACCACTTACTTTTAGAAGACATTGCCAATACCACACAACGTCCCAAAACAGAATTTTACGGTGATTACATTTATCAATGTATCAAAATGATTTCTTATGATGCAGAGCATCACGAGCTTTCAGAGGAACAAATAAGCATCATCCTTACGGAAGATGCTGTAATTACTTTTCAAGAAAAAACTGGTGATGTTTTTGAAAACATCAGAGAACGCATAGAAAACAGCCGGGGCCGTATCAGATCTGTAAAAAGTGATTACCTGTTCTATGCGCTTATAGATAGTATTATAGATCATTATTTTATTGCGATTGAGCAAATAGGAGATTATCTAGATCTATTAGAAGATGAAGTATTTGATGATCCACAGAAGGATTCTTTGAATAAAGCACAAAAGAACAAAAGGATGTTGTTACAACTACGACGCGCTATTTTTCCTTTGAGAGAATCTATTTCCAGACTCTTAAAAGAAGATAGCAAACTTATTGAATCTCGCACTCATGCCTATCTTCAAGATGCTTACGATCACTGTATTCAGATTATAGAAACCGTAGAATCCTACCGGGAGATTAACGCTGGATTGCGGGACATGTATCTTTCTAGCGTCAGTCACAAAATGAATCAGATCATGCAAGTACTTACTATAGTGTCTTCGATATTTATACCGATGACATTTGTGGCGGGAATTTATGGGATGAATTTTGAACATATACCAGAATTGACATGGGTACATGGTTATCAATATTTCTGGATCATTAACATAGTTATTTTTATAAGTCTTATCTTTTTCTTTAAATGGAAAAAGTGGATCTA